In Urechidicola croceus, a single window of DNA contains:
- a CDS encoding CmpA/NrtA family ABC transporter substrate-binding protein, whose protein sequence is MKSKVFKALGLVFTLLLVSCGSDSKKKTSEIVTETISEVNKTKKLDIEKPQLTFGFIKLTDMAPLAIAKEKGFFEDEGLFVSVEAQSNWKNILDRVIDGQLDGSHMLAGQPIAAGAGFGRQAELVTTFSMDLNGNGITVSNDVWSKMKPNVPISSDGKTIHPIKADALKPVITEYKNSGKAFKMGMVFPVSTHNYEIRYWLAAAGIHPGMYTADNIQGQIDAEVLLSVTPPPQMPATLEAGTIYGYCVGEPWNQQAVFKGIGVPVTTNYDIWKNNPEKVFVMTKKFIEENPNTATAITKALIRAGKWLDTPGNREEAVKILSKPQYVGADEVVLANSMTGTFEFEKGDKRSMPDFNVFFRYHATYPFYSDGVWFLTQMRRWGQIPEAKPADWYDSKIKDIYRPDIWKKAADLLLEEGYLTADEVPTTDGYKPVTTDFIDGNKYDAKDPIGYINSFKIGNKD, encoded by the coding sequence ATGAAATCAAAAGTATTTAAAGCACTAGGATTAGTATTTACTCTTTTATTAGTTTCTTGTGGAAGTGATTCAAAGAAAAAAACTTCTGAAATAGTCACAGAAACAATATCTGAAGTAAATAAAACGAAAAAATTGGATATTGAAAAACCACAGTTAACTTTTGGTTTTATCAAATTAACAGATATGGCACCTTTAGCTATTGCTAAAGAGAAAGGCTTTTTTGAAGATGAAGGATTATTTGTGTCTGTTGAAGCGCAATCAAATTGGAAAAATATTTTAGATCGTGTAATTGATGGTCAATTAGACGGCTCACACATGTTGGCAGGACAACCAATCGCAGCAGGAGCAGGATTTGGACGTCAAGCAGAATTGGTAACAACATTTTCAATGGATTTAAATGGAAATGGAATTACAGTATCAAATGATGTTTGGTCAAAAATGAAACCTAATGTTCCAATTAGTTCAGATGGAAAAACAATTCACCCTATAAAAGCTGATGCTCTAAAACCAGTAATTACTGAATATAAAAATTCAGGAAAAGCATTTAAAATGGGAATGGTATTTCCAGTGTCAACACATAATTATGAAATAAGATATTGGTTAGCAGCAGCAGGAATTCATCCTGGAATGTATACTGCAGATAATATTCAAGGTCAAATTGATGCTGAGGTTTTATTGTCTGTTACCCCTCCACCTCAAATGCCAGCTACTCTTGAAGCGGGAACAATTTATGGATATTGTGTTGGTGAGCCTTGGAATCAGCAAGCAGTATTCAAAGGAATTGGAGTGCCAGTTACAACAAACTATGATATATGGAAAAATAATCCAGAGAAAGTATTTGTAATGACAAAGAAATTTATTGAAGAAAATCCAAATACAGCAACAGCAATTACAAAAGCATTAATAAGAGCGGGAAAATGGTTAGATACTCCTGGAAATAGAGAAGAAGCAGTAAAAATTCTTTCAAAGCCTCAATATGTAGGTGCAGATGAAGTTGTACTTGCCAATTCTATGACAGGAACTTTTGAATTTGAAAAAGGAGATAAACGCTCAATGCCAGACTTTAACGTATTTTTTAGATATCACGCAACATATCCTTTTTATTCTGATGGTGTTTGGTTTTTGACTCAAATGAGACGATGGGGCCAAATTCCAGAAGCAAAACCAGCAGATTGGTATGATTCAAAAATTAAAGATATATACCGTCCAGATATCTGGAAAAAAGCAGCAGATTTATTGTTGGAAGAGGGGTATTTAACTGCTGATGAAGTTCCAACAACCGACGGATACAAACCCGTAACAACAGATTTTATTGATGGTAATAAATATGATGCAAAAGATCCAATTGGTTATATCAATAGTTTTAAAATAGGGAATAAGGATTAA
- a CDS encoding Crp/Fnr family transcriptional regulator, with amino-acid sequence MLNYNVQNTIFHYLDKISLINNNVSKNYLFEIQDSITIIQCKKGQQFVMEGAPVNGLFFICKGRAKVLKTGIYGKEQILRFVKEGEIVGHRGFGTRKKYGISAVALEDIVLCNFSNEVLEKMLKEIPTLTYNLMLFYAEELNKSENKVKAFAQMTVKEKVIDTLIYLHRKFGQNPKGYLNLVLSRKEIADFAGTSDEQVIRILSTLKKENQIFTSGKRIGISNIDLLKKEISEHNYFINS; translated from the coding sequence ATGTTAAATTATAATGTTCAAAATACAATTTTCCACTACCTTGATAAGATTTCATTGATAAATAATAACGTTTCTAAAAATTATTTATTTGAGATTCAAGATTCTATTACTATAATTCAATGTAAAAAGGGGCAGCAATTTGTAATGGAAGGAGCTCCGGTAAATGGCTTATTTTTTATATGTAAGGGAAGGGCTAAAGTTTTAAAAACAGGAATTTATGGGAAGGAGCAAATTTTAAGGTTTGTTAAAGAGGGTGAGATTGTTGGGCATAGGGGGTTTGGAACGAGGAAAAAATATGGAATTAGTGCAGTTGCACTAGAAGATATTGTCTTATGTAATTTTTCCAATGAAGTTTTAGAAAAAATGTTAAAAGAGATCCCAACTCTGACTTATAATTTAATGCTTTTTTATGCTGAGGAACTTAATAAATCGGAGAATAAAGTCAAAGCATTTGCGCAAATGACTGTAAAGGAAAAGGTTATTGATACTTTAATTTATTTACATAGAAAATTTGGTCAAAATCCGAAAGGATACTTAAATTTAGTTTTAAGTCGAAAAGAGATAGCTGATTTTGCAGGAACTAGTGATGAGCAGGTTATAAGGATATTATCGACCTTAAAGAAAGAAAATCAAATATTTACTTCTGGAAAAAGAATAGGGATTTCAAATATTGATTTGCTAAAAAAAGAGATTTCAGAACATAATTATTTTATTAATAGTTAG
- a CDS encoding MFS transporter produces the protein MASLKNQKSTKLELLNFKSISTRTFWITSFAFFLCFFAWFGIVPFMPDVVRDLGLTPDQKWNSIILAVSGTVFARLLIGKLCDKYGPRLCYTWLLMLGAIPVVLIGFVQTPIQFLICRLFIGFIGASFVITQVHTSIMFAPNIVGTANATSAGWGNLGGGANRLGMPLIATAVISFGIAETDAWRYSMVIAGVMCFIMGVVYFFFTKDTPNGNYKELREKGELPQTKKDEVGFLEVLKDYRVWILFVVYAASFGIELTVYGTMDDYLQNTFKLSRLSAGNIVLSFALMNIFARTLGGFFGDKFGKLKGLRGRVLFLVVILGLEGIMLTTFSSITVLPIAIGFLILFSLSVQMAEGATFSVVPFINKKAIGSISGIVGAGGNVGAFLAAMLLKSKSAVAEKIAIADNQGAAQEVIEAAQASASSMAVSSGYLFIGISIMVVSILALSIKFSIQDEESVAEEMKNSLLLAADK, from the coding sequence ATGGCAAGTTTAAAAAATCAAAAATCAACTAAATTAGAATTATTAAACTTTAAAAGTATCTCAACACGTACTTTTTGGATTACTTCATTTGCTTTCTTTCTGTGTTTTTTCGCATGGTTTGGAATTGTACCTTTTATGCCAGATGTGGTAAGGGATCTTGGGTTAACGCCAGATCAAAAATGGAATTCAATCATATTGGCAGTTTCAGGAACTGTTTTTGCTCGGTTACTAATAGGTAAATTATGTGATAAATATGGTCCGCGTTTATGCTATACCTGGTTGTTAATGTTAGGTGCAATACCAGTTGTATTGATTGGTTTTGTGCAAACTCCTATTCAGTTTTTAATTTGTAGATTGTTTATTGGTTTTATTGGGGCGTCCTTTGTGATTACTCAAGTACATACTTCAATCATGTTTGCTCCAAATATTGTAGGAACAGCAAATGCTACTTCAGCTGGATGGGGAAATCTTGGAGGTGGAGCTAATAGGTTAGGAATGCCATTAATTGCAACTGCTGTTATAAGTTTTGGTATTGCTGAAACTGATGCTTGGAGATATTCTATGGTTATTGCAGGTGTAATGTGTTTTATAATGGGAGTTGTTTATTTCTTTTTTACGAAAGATACGCCTAATGGGAATTATAAAGAGTTAAGAGAAAAAGGGGAGTTGCCTCAGACTAAAAAGGACGAGGTTGGTTTTCTTGAAGTTTTGAAAGATTATAGAGTTTGGATTTTGTTTGTTGTATATGCAGCAAGTTTTGGTATTGAATTGACTGTATATGGAACTATGGATGATTATTTGCAGAACACATTTAAATTAAGTCGTCTCTCTGCTGGAAATATAGTGCTATCTTTTGCATTAATGAATATATTTGCTCGTACACTTGGGGGATTTTTTGGAGATAAATTTGGAAAATTAAAAGGTTTGAGAGGTCGAGTATTATTTTTGGTTGTGATTCTTGGTTTAGAAGGAATCATGCTTACAACGTTTTCAAGTATTACTGTTTTGCCAATTGCAATAGGATTTTTAATATTATTTAGTTTGTCTGTCCAGATGGCAGAAGGAGCAACATTTTCTGTAGTGCCATTTATCAATAAAAAGGCAATAGGATCTATCTCTGGAATTGTTGGTGCTGGAGGTAATGTTGGTGCATTTTTAGCAGCAATGTTGTTGAAATCTAAATCAGCAGTAGCAGAAAAAATAGCAATTGCTGATAATCAAGGAGCGGCACAGGAAGTGATAGAGGCAGCACAAGCATCTGCCTCTTCAATGGCAGTTTCAAGTGGATATTTATTTATTGGAATTTCAATAATGGTAGTGTCTATTTTAGCATTGTCAATTAAGTTTTCTATTCAAGATGAAGAGAGTGTTGCTGAAGAGATGAAAAATTCATTATTGTTAGCGGCTGATAAATAG
- the cobA gene encoding uroporphyrinogen-III C-methyltransferase yields the protein MKNKAKNPKVILVGSGPGDAELITVKGLNAIKSADVILYDALVNKELLKNAKKSTECIYVGKRFNQHKYPQEVINQMLVDNAFKYGTVVRLKGGDPFVFGRGSEEIEYVENQGVEVEFIPGISSALAVPSSQGIPLTKRGLNESFWVITGTRSDGQISKDIINGAQSSATLVILMGLRNFSIIMSEVIKYRHKYTPFAIIQNGTLPDEKITIETLSNYKNVIDTIDYSSPGIIIIGDVVGEHPSFLEEEIQRVLEVII from the coding sequence ATGAAAAATAAGGCTAAAAATCCGAAAGTTATATTGGTTGGTTCAGGACCTGGAGATGCAGAGTTAATTACTGTTAAAGGATTGAATGCTATTAAGAGTGCTGATGTGATATTATATGATGCGTTGGTTAACAAAGAGTTGCTTAAAAATGCCAAAAAATCAACTGAATGTATATACGTGGGGAAACGATTTAATCAGCACAAATATCCTCAAGAAGTAATTAATCAAATGCTAGTCGATAATGCTTTTAAATATGGTACAGTAGTGAGATTAAAAGGTGGTGATCCTTTTGTTTTTGGTCGTGGTTCTGAGGAGATTGAATATGTTGAAAATCAAGGAGTTGAAGTTGAATTTATTCCTGGGATAAGTAGTGCTTTAGCAGTTCCTTCTAGTCAAGGTATTCCTTTAACTAAGCGTGGGTTAAACGAGAGTTTTTGGGTAATAACAGGAACAAGATCTGATGGTCAAATTTCAAAGGACATTATAAATGGAGCGCAATCTTCGGCTACATTAGTAATCTTAATGGGACTTAGAAATTTTTCAATAATTATGTCAGAAGTTATAAAATATAGACATAAATATACGCCATTTGCAATTATTCAAAACGGTACTTTGCCAGATGAGAAAATAACTATTGAAACATTGTCAAACTATAAAAATGTAATTGATACTATTGATTATTCATCACCTGGAATAATTATTATTGGTGATGTTGTTGGTGAGCATCCTTCATTCTTAGAAGAAGAAATACAACGTGTTTTAGAAGTGATAATTTAA